A portion of the Punica granatum isolate Tunisia-2019 chromosome 7, ASM765513v2, whole genome shotgun sequence genome contains these proteins:
- the LOC116213290 gene encoding cytochrome P450 CYP82D47-like codes for MEMSSSLLSTPTIVITTIIALAVSLYYISGLRNIRSGQTGRGKKMVPSAGGSWPLIGHLHLLGGSIPPHIVLAEMADNYGAMFAVKLGIRQTVVVSTWEMAKECLTTNDRALATRPRSLSSEVMGYNGAFVGLSPYGPYWSQIRKIITRELLSSHQLELLRQVCESEVLGWMKDMYKECTSTERDIIGLTRTTVRTTKVDMKRRFGDLALNMMLRIIVGTEYTKADGGVNDGMKFLIRDFIELAGRFVASDALPFLSWLDLGGYQAAMKRTSRGIDRLLQEWLDEHKSRRKPKGEDGAMNPIIINRGQDFMDVMLPILEDDQDIQSYYDADTINKATCLALILAASDTTSVSLIWALSLLLNNKKALEKVQQELDNTIGRARQVQESDLKNLPFLQATIKETLRLYPPGPLAVPHQAFEDCCVAGYFVPKGTQVLFNLYKIHRDPRAWPEPTEFRPERFLTVHRDLDVRGQHFELIPFGSGRRMCPGVSVALQVLGLTLASFLHTFEVCSPGEEAVDMQEASGLTNLKANPLEVLITPRVPENLFQ; via the exons ATGGAGATGTCTTCGTCCCTCCTCTCAACACCAACAATTGTTATCACCACGATCATTGCATTAGCAGTCTCTCTTTACTATATTTCTGGCCTTCGCAATATTAGAAGTGGCCAGACGGGTCGTGGAAAGAAAATGGTGCCTTCTGCAGGCGGTTCGTGGCCCTTGATCGGCCACCTCCACCTCTTAGGCGGATCGATCCCGCCCCACATAGTCCTTGCTGAGATGGCAGACAATTACGGTGCGATGTTTGCGGTCAAGCTAGGGATCCGTCAAACTGTGGTTGTGAGCACTTGGGAGATGGCCAAGGAATGCCTCACTACCAATGACCGGGCTTTAGCCACCCGGCCGAGGTCTCTGAGCTCCGAGGTGATGGGCTACAACGGCGCCTTCGTGGGCTTGAGTCCGTACGGTCCTTACTGGAGCCAAATCCGCAAGATCATCACCCGCGAGCTGCTCTCCAGCCATCAGCTTGAGCTACTCAGGCAAGTCTGTGAGTCCGAGGTCCTTGGCTGGATGAAGGACATGTACAAGGAATGCACGAGCACAGAGAGAGATATTATCGGTTTGACGAGGACAACAGTGAGAACAACAAAGGTGGACATGAAGAGGCGATTCGGGGACTTGGCCCTGAACATGATGCTCAGGATAATTGTAGGGACGGAGTACACTAAAGCTGACGGAGGAGTGAATGACGGAATGAAGTTTCTCATCAGGGATTTCATTGAGCTGGCCGGGAGGTTCGTGGCATCAGATGCGCTACCCTTCCTAAGTTGGCTAGACTTGGGCGGGTATCAAGCGGCAATGAAGAGGACCTCCCGGGGGATAGATCGGTTGCTGCAAGAATGGTTAGACGAGCACAAATCTAGGAGGAAACCAAAAGGAGAGGATGGGGCAATGAATCCAATAATAATCAACCGAGGGCAAGACTTCATGGATGTCATGCTCCCTATCCTCGAAGACGATCAAGATATTCAGAGTTATTATGATGCTGATACTATCAACAAAGCTACGTGTTTG GCTCTGATTTTAGCTGCATCAGACACCACATCAGTATCCTTGATATGGGCCCTTTCTTTGTTACTGAACAACAAAAAAGCCCTGGAGAAGGTCCAGCAGGAACTGGACAACACCATTGGGAGGGCCAGGCAAGTCCAGGAATCAGACCTCAAGAACCTCCCTTTCCTCCAAGCAACCATCAAGGAAACCTTGAGGCTGTACCCGCCCGGCCCGCTCGCGGTCCCGCACCAGGCCTTCGAGGACTGTTGCGTTGCTGGCTACTTCGTTCCGAAGGGCACCCAAGTCCTATTTAACCTCTACAAGATCCACAGAGACCCGCGAGCCTGGCCTGAGCCCACCGAGTTCCGGCCCGAGAGGTTCCTGACCGTCCACAGGGACTTGGATGTAAGGGGACAGCATTTTGAGCTCATACCTTTTGGCAGCGGTCGTCGGATGTGCCCCGGAGTCTCGGTGGCCCTCCAAGTCCTAGGCCTCACGCTGGCTTCTTTCCTTCACACCTTCGAGGTCTGCTCTCCCGGCGAAGAGGCAGTCGACATGCAGGAAGCTAGCGGATTAACTAATCTTAAAGCCAACCCGCTGGAAGTGCTCATCACTCCTCGTGTTCCCGAAAACCTGTTTCAGTAG
- the LOC116215080 gene encoding glutamine synthetase nodule isozyme: MSQLSDLINLSLSETTKKIIAEYIWIGGSGMDLRSKARTLAGPVTDPSKLPKWNYDGSSTGQAPGEDSEVILYPQAIFKDPFRRGNNILVMCDAYTPAGEPIPTNKRHNAAKIFSHPEVVAEEPWYGIEQEYTLLQKDTKWPLGWPVGGFPGPQGPYYCGAGADKAFGRDIVDSHYKACLYAGINISGINGEVMPGQWEFQVGPAVGISAGDELWVARYILERIAEIAGVVVSFDPKPIPGDWNGAGAHCNYSTKSMRNDGGIHVIKKAIEKLGLRHKEHISAYGEGNERRLTGRHETADINSFSWGVANRGASVRVGRDTEKEGKGYFEDRRPASNMDPYVVTSMIAETTILWKP, translated from the exons aTGTCTCAGCTTTCAGATCTCATCAACCTCAGCCTCTCGGAGACCACCAAGAAGATCATTGCCGAGTACATATG GATCGGCGGATCGGGCATGGACCTCCGGAGCAAAGCCAGG ACGCTTGCTGGGCCAGTCACCGACCCGAGCAAGCTGCCAAAGTGGAACTATGATGGGTCCAGCACGGGCCAGGCCCCCGGCGAGGACAGTGAAGTGATCTTATA TCCCCAGGCAATCTTCAAGGATCCCTTCAGGAGGGGTAACAACATCTTG GTGATGTGTGATGCTTATACCCCTGCCGGGGAGCCCATCCCTACTAACAAGAGGCACAATGCTGCCAAGATCTTCAGCCACCCTGAGGTTGTTGCTGAAGAGCCCTG GTACGGAATCGAGCAGGAGTACACCTTGCTGCAGAAGGATACTAAATGGCCACTTGGCTGGCCTGTTGGTGGTTTCCCTGGTCCACAG GGACCATACTACTGTGGTGCCGGTGCTGATAAGGCCTTTGGGAGGGACATTGTCGATTCGCACTACAAGGCTTGTCTGTATGCTGGCATCAACATCAGTGGAATTAATGGTGAAGTCATGCCCGGGCAG TGGGAGTTCCAAGTCGGGCCTGCTGTCGGCATCTCTGCTGGGGATGAGTTGTGGGTGGCCCGTTACATCTTGGAG AGGATTGCTGAAATTGCTGGAGTTGTCGTCTCTTTCGACCCTAAACCCATTCCG GGCGACTGGAATGGTGCTGGAGCTCACTGCAACTACAG CACCAAGTCCATGAGGAATGACGGAGGGATCCATGTTATCAAGAAAGCAATCGAGAAGCTTGGGCTGAGGCACAAGGAGCACATCTCCGCCTATGGTGAGGGTAACGAGCGCCGCCTCACTGGAAGGCACGAGACTGCCGACATTAACTCCTTCTCATGG GGAGTGGCGAACCGCGGGGCATCGGTCAGAGTTGGGAGGGACACGGAGAAGGAGGGCAAGGGCTACTTCGAGGACAGGAGGCCTGCCTCGAACATGGACCCGTACGTTGTCACCTCTATGATTGCCGAGACCACCATCCTGTGGAAACCATGA